Part of the bacterium genome, TTTTGGCCAGTGATCTGTACCTCCCGAAGAGTTGGGATGGGGACCGGGCCCGTTGCCGCGAGGCCAAGATCCCCGACGACGTGGTCTACCGCCCCAAATGGCGAATTGCCGTTGACCAGGTCCAGGCGGCCGTCGGCAACGGGGTCCGTTTTTCGTGGCTGACCTTCGACGAGGAGTACGGCAGTATCCCCGAGTTCTGGTTCGAGCTGGATCGGCTGGGCCAGCGGGGCATTGGCGAGGTCCGCTCCAACTTCTTGTGCTGGCCGAGGCGCCCGCACTATTGCTCGGGTCAAAGCGCCCATGCCTCCAAGCGGGTGGACAACGTGTGCCGGTACAGTCCGGTGTTTACCCAGCAGCCGTGGCGGCGGATGAAGATCAAGGATACGACCCGCGGCCCGGCGATTTGGGAAGTGAAGGCCGCCCGGGTGCATCTGGTCGACGCGTCCCGGACGACCGACGGTGTGTCGGCGCCCACCGATCGGCTCTACTGGCTGATCGTGGCCCGCAATCCAGCCAGCGGCGAGGTGAAGTATTTCGTCAGCAACGCCTCGGCCGGCGTCAGCATGCAGGAGATGATGACTGCGGCATTCGCCCGCTGGCACGTGGAGAAATGGTTCGAGCGAGCCAAGCAGGAGGCGGGCTTCGGCGCGTTCGAGGTTCGCACCTACAAGAGCCTGACCCGGCACTGGCTCTGCTCGCGCCTGGTGATGTACTTCCTGGCCGCCCAGACGCGGCGGCTTCGGGGGGAAAAACCCGCGGATCACGCTGGAGCAGGTAGCGGCGGTAGCCAACACCCTGGCGTCGAAGATTTGGAACCGC contains:
- a CDS encoding IS701 family transposase is translated as MTADQIRSLQPALAALLKRFRPFFNREATFGHWERYLLGLMADLKRKSIEPIALAAGVAVRTLQEFLAFFVWDEQRVSDKLQQIVQDEHGCAGGIGVIDASGHAKQGDKTPGVQRQWCGEVGKVENCVVGQHLLYTDNQPMNPFSCLLASDLYLPKSWDGDRARCREAKIPDDVVYRPKWRIAVDQVQAAVGNGVRFSWLTFDEEYGSIPEFWFELDRLGQRGIGEVRSNFLCWPRRPHYCSGQSAHASKRVDNVCRYSPVFTQQPWRRMKIKDTTRGPAIWEVKAARVHLVDASRTTDGVSAPTDRLYWLIVARNPASGEVKYFVSNASAGVSMQEMMTAAFARWHVEKWFERAKQEAGFGAFEVRTYKSLTRHWLCSRLVMYFLAAQTRRLRGEKPADHAGAGSGGSQHPGVEDLEP